The following nucleotide sequence is from Gaiellales bacterium.
CGCATCGGGGAAGGCGAGGAATGCGTCCACCATCGCGCCCGGGACGGCGGCATCGCCCAGCAGGTTTCCGGCCGCGACGGCGCCCGGCCGCTCGGCGAACCCGTACAGCCCCAGCGTCTGCTCGCCGCAGAAGACGGCGGTGCTGCCGGACGTGTCGACCGCCGTCAGCTGCCGGTAGGCGGCGTGCGGCGCATCGGCCGCGACCCGCGAGACGGCCTCCCCGGCGGGGACCCCGGCCGCGATCAGGTCGAGCATGCGAGGGCCGAGGCGGGGATCCGTGATGTTCTGGGAGGCGGCTGCGCCGACGCCGGCGCGCGCATGGGCGCACCGGGCCGCCACGGCCGGGCTGGACGACGATACGACGACGCCGACCATGCCGGTCCGCTCGCACAGGCCGGCCAGCGAGAAGGTCATGCGCGCTCGTCGGGAACGACGGCGGTAGCGTCGATCTCGACGACCCACTCAGGGCGCGCCAGCGCAGTGACCACGAGCCCGGTGGAGACCGGGAACACACCCTTCAGCCACCGGCCCATCACGCGGTAGACCGGCTCGCGGTGGCGGATGTCGGTCAGGTAGACGACCACCTTCACGATGTCGCCCAGCTCGCCGCCGGCCTCCTCGAGGAGCATCGCGATGTTCGCCATCGCCTGCTCGGTCTGGGCCGCGACGTCGCCGATGCCGACCGACTCCCGGGTGTCGAGATCCTGGCCGATCTGGCCGCGCAGGTAGATGGTGTTGCCCGCGCGGACCGCCTGGCAGAGATCGTTGTCCAGGTTCTGCTCCGGATACGTCTCCCGCGTGTTGAACTTCCGGATCCGCGTGTGGCTCATGCGGCGCCCCCGACCGGTTCGGCCAGCACGCGTTCGGACAGTCCGGCCGACTGCTGCACCACGTCCAGAGGGACGGAGAAGTCGAAGTTGCGGTACACCGCGCCGAGGTGGGCGAACGGGGGCGACTGCGCGAACAGCTGGAACGTGAGCCGGTGGCCGGCGTAGTCCGAGTTGAGCAGGTCGCGGGCGAACGCGAGCAGCCGGCGCCTGTCCTCGGCCTGCCAGCGGTCGTTGATCGAGTAGAACTTCTCCATCCAGGGGCCGGTCTCGGGATGGCGGAACGTCGCGGCGTCCGGCGTGACGCAGATCTGGCCCCCGACCAGCTCGCGGGCGATGTGCATCATCGCGGGCAGCTGCGTGCAGGCGTGCACCCGGCCGGTGTACAGCAGCGACTGGTTCGGCATCAGCAGCCCGCCGGGCGAGGTCTCGGCGTTCGCGATCGCCGCGGTAAGGTGGGCGTTGATGCCCTCGCGGTAGCAGGCGAGCGTCGCGAGCTTCTCCTGGACGGCCTGCTGGCGCTCGAGCCCGGTCTGGCGGACGTTGAACAGGGCGGCGCCGATCAGCATGTCGGCCACGCGCTGGATCCGCTGCACGAAGGCGAACGCGCTGTAGCGGTGGAGGGTCGACCGGATGAAGGTGGCGGCGCGCGTGTGCCGGTAGAACAGGACGTTCTCCCATGGGATCTCGACGTCGTCGAAGATCACAAGCGTGTCGACCTCGTCGAACCGGTTGGCGAGTGGATAGTCCTCGGCGGGGGCGCGGCCGGCGAATCCGGTGCGGCAGATGTGCTTGATGCCGGGAGCGCCCATGTCGCAGATGAAGCCAAGCGCGTAGTCGGACAGCTCGCTGTCGCCCCAGTTCGCGATGGTCGGCTTCACGAACGCCTGGTTGGCGTAGGCGGCCGCCGTCTCGTACTTCGCCCCGCGCACGACGATGCCGTTGTCCGTCTCGCGGACGAGGTGGAGGAGCATGTCGGGATCCTGCTCCTGCGGGCGCTTCGAGCGGTCGCCCTTTGGATCGGTGTTGGCGGAGACGTGGAACGGGTCCGCGTGCAGGACGCGGTGGATGTGGCGCTCGATGTTCTCGGAGAACTGCGGATCGACCTCGTTCAGCACGTCGCGGCCGTCGTAGAGCGACCACATCTCGCCCACCGTCTCGTCACCGACGCGGATCACGACGCCGCGGACGTCGTCCATGACGGCGTCGACGGCGCGGCGCTTCGCGTGCCAGTCGTCGCGAGTCTGGGGAAGCTTGAGGCCGACGGCGTGGCGCTCGCCGGTCGCCTCGTCGGCGTAGCTCATGACGTCCCGGGTGTCCGGGTCGTGCGCCATGTCGTAGATGCGGGCCCGGATGTCGACCAGTGGCCGGAACGCCGCGTGCGTGGTGACGTCGCGCACGCGCTCGCCGTTCATCCAGACCTCACGGCCGTCCCTGATCGATTCGCGGTACTGCTCGCCGGTGCGGATCATCCGCAGCCTCCCTCACGGTTGACGGCGTGAGTATCCGCGATCGGCAAGGATTTGCAAAGAAGATTCTCCGTAGGTTTGGGAG
It contains:
- a CDS encoding DUF1028 domain-containing protein → MTFSLAGLCERTGMVGVVVSSSSPAVAARCAHARAGVGAAASQNITDPRLGPRMLDLIAAGVPAGEAVSRVAADAPHAAYRQLTAVDTSGSTAVFCGEQTLGLYGFAERPGAVAAGNLLGDAAVPGAMVDAFLAFPDAHIGDRLVAALAAGLEAGGEAGQVRSAGMLVCDREPWPVTDLRVDWDDEPVERLAQLWKVWKPQAEAYVTRALNPEVAPSYGVPGDE
- a CDS encoding RidA family protein translates to MSHTRIRKFNTRETYPEQNLDNDLCQAVRAGNTIYLRGQIGQDLDTRESVGIGDVAAQTEQAMANIAMLLEEAGGELGDIVKVVVYLTDIRHREPVYRVMGRWLKGVFPVSTGLVVTALARPEWVVEIDATAVVPDERA
- a CDS encoding 4-hydroxyphenylacetate 3-hydroxylase family protein, which produces MIRTGEQYRESIRDGREVWMNGERVRDVTTHAAFRPLVDIRARIYDMAHDPDTRDVMSYADEATGERHAVGLKLPQTRDDWHAKRRAVDAVMDDVRGVVIRVGDETVGEMWSLYDGRDVLNEVDPQFSENIERHIHRVLHADPFHVSANTDPKGDRSKRPQEQDPDMLLHLVRETDNGIVVRGAKYETAAAYANQAFVKPTIANWGDSELSDYALGFICDMGAPGIKHICRTGFAGRAPAEDYPLANRFDEVDTLVIFDDVEIPWENVLFYRHTRAATFIRSTLHRYSAFAFVQRIQRVADMLIGAALFNVRQTGLERQQAVQEKLATLACYREGINAHLTAAIANAETSPGGLLMPNQSLLYTGRVHACTQLPAMMHIARELVGGQICVTPDAATFRHPETGPWMEKFYSINDRWQAEDRRRLLAFARDLLNSDYAGHRLTFQLFAQSPPFAHLGAVYRNFDFSVPLDVVQQSAGLSERVLAEPVGGAA